A region of Thermodesulfovibrionales bacterium DNA encodes the following proteins:
- the speE gene encoding polyamine aminopropyltransferase: protein MIKFFERDPYAPIQYVYAVEKVLYKGRSPFQEIMVIENSHFGKILILDGVVQITERDEFFYHEMLVHVLMHAHPNPRNVVVIGGGDGGTVREVLKHDAVEKVYFIEIDGEVINVAKKFFPTVASGIADSRVEIRCMDGAEFVKSRNSDIDIIIVDSTDIIGFAKSLFTVEFFKSVKESLTDEGMFVTLSESLHFHKDIVTEVQEEMRLIFPIVDLYTACLATYAGNWWTFSAASKKHDLRQMRREFRIDTKYYSDEVHQQTFLPRRMYEKLMAKKLPW from the coding sequence ATGATTAAGTTTTTTGAAAGAGATCCCTATGCCCCGATACAGTATGTCTATGCCGTCGAAAAGGTCCTCTATAAGGGCAGGAGTCCTTTCCAGGAGATCATGGTGATCGAGAATTCCCATTTCGGCAAGATACTCATCCTTGATGGCGTAGTACAGATAACGGAACGGGATGAATTCTTTTACCACGAGATGCTTGTCCACGTCCTGATGCACGCCCATCCGAACCCGAGGAACGTCGTCGTCATCGGCGGAGGTGACGGTGGAACGGTGAGGGAGGTGTTGAAACACGACGCTGTAGAAAAGGTCTACTTTATCGAGATCGATGGAGAGGTGATCAACGTCGCGAAGAAGTTCTTCCCCACCGTCGCATCCGGTATCGCAGACAGCCGTGTCGAGATACGGTGCATGGACGGCGCCGAATTTGTGAAGAGCAGAAACAGCGACATCGATATCATCATTGTCGATTCTACAGACATCATCGGCTTCGCAAAGAGCCTCTTTACCGTTGAGTTTTTCAAATCGGTCAAGGAGTCGCTGACGGATGAAGGGATGTTTGTGACCCTCTCGGAATCTTTGCATTTCCACAAGGACATCGTGACGGAAGTCCAGGAAGAGATGAGACTCATATTTCCGATTGTCGACCTCTATACGGCCTGTCTCGCCACATATGCGGGCAACTGGTGGACTTTTTCCGCAGCGTCAAAGAAACACGACCTCCGCCAGATGAGAAGGGAATTCAGGATCGATACGAAGTACTACAGCGACGAGGTTCACCAGCAGACCTTTCTCCCCCGCAGGATGTACGAAAAACTCATGGCGAAGAAACTGCCGTGGTGA
- a CDS encoding type III PLP-dependent enzyme, whose translation MEMTPDFISRATWNKVLNYIALSDEPAPYLLIDREVAREKVSIIGSGIRNSKVFFAVKANPDRDVLAFLNSFGVGFEIASEGELQILSSLGVEPERIITSNPVKTLKFLEQAVGYGVRYFAFDSLPEVEKLARVAPGAKVYVRLSVPNEGSEWPLSKKFGVELDEAADLLVFAQERGLNPVGITFHVGSQCHNVYNWNTAIDKTKEVWELAEEKGIPLSMINIGGGYPIRYTKNVVEISTIEKKVDRVISQKFPKDVEIFIEPGRAVIGDAGVFVATVIGKAKRGDENWLYIDVGVFNGLMESIGGIKYNYVVGSRSEVKSWTIAGPSCDSFDVIDRDVELPEPEVGNRILIPSSGAYTISYASEFNGFSIPKTILI comes from the coding sequence ATGGAGATGACACCCGATTTCATCAGCAGAGCGACCTGGAACAAGGTCCTCAATTACATAGCCCTGAGCGATGAGCCCGCGCCTTACCTGCTCATAGACAGGGAAGTAGCCCGGGAAAAGGTCTCGATCATAGGGAGCGGTATCAGAAATTCGAAGGTTTTCTTTGCAGTCAAGGCGAATCCCGACAGAGACGTTCTGGCATTCCTGAACAGTTTCGGCGTCGGTTTCGAAATCGCTTCCGAAGGCGAATTGCAGATCCTTTCGTCCCTCGGCGTTGAGCCGGAAAGGATCATAACGAGTAACCCGGTCAAGACATTGAAATTCCTGGAGCAGGCTGTCGGATATGGGGTGCGGTATTTTGCCTTTGATTCCCTTCCCGAGGTCGAAAAACTCGCACGCGTTGCTCCCGGTGCTAAGGTCTATGTGAGGTTGTCCGTTCCGAACGAGGGCAGCGAGTGGCCTTTGAGCAAGAAGTTCGGCGTCGAGCTTGACGAAGCGGCAGACCTCCTCGTATTTGCGCAGGAGAGGGGACTCAATCCCGTTGGAATCACCTTTCACGTAGGTTCACAGTGCCATAATGTTTACAACTGGAACACGGCGATTGATAAGACCAAGGAGGTGTGGGAGTTGGCCGAGGAGAAAGGGATTCCTTTGAGCATGATCAACATCGGCGGGGGCTATCCCATCCGGTATACGAAGAACGTGGTCGAGATTTCAACGATAGAGAAGAAGGTCGATAGGGTGATCTCACAGAAGTTCCCTAAGGATGTCGAGATATTCATTGAGCCCGGGAGGGCGGTCATCGGCGATGCGGGAGTCTTTGTCGCCACGGTAATCGGCAAGGCGAAACGGGGCGATGAGAACTGGCTCTATATCGACGTCGGCGTTTTTAACGGACTCATGGAGAGCATCGGGGGAATCAAATACAACTATGTTGTAGGGAGCAGGAGCGAGGTGAAGAGTTGGACGATCGCGGGACCGAGCTGTGACAGCTTTGATGTGATCGACCGGGATGTGGAGCTGCCTGAGCCGGAAGTCGGGAATCGCATCCTCATACCCTCAAGCGGCGCCTATACGATTTCCTATGCCTCCGAGTTCAATGGATTTTCGATTCCGAAGACCATTTTAATATAG